One Cryptomeria japonica chromosome 9, Sugi_1.0, whole genome shotgun sequence genomic window carries:
- the LOC131073860 gene encoding arogenate dehydrogenase 2, chloroplastic isoform X1: MAAEANNVTKPTTTFTSHVLKIGIVGFGKFGQFLAKTMNKQGHSLIATSRSDYSDVCQALGVTFFRDPREFCKERPDVILVCTTILAMESTLRSFPLEELNIINTLFVDVLSVKEFPRNLFLEVLPEECEILCTHPMFGPESGKTSWAGLPLVYDKVRISEVGSRAQKCNDFLSIFESEGCKMVEMTCAEHDLYAAETQFLTHTVGRILSHMNLKSTPIDTKSYETLRHLTETISGDSMDLYNGLFLCNANTMEQLEKLERAFDTVKNDLFGRLHSMIGKQLVHRVPDPSASSTMDDANPLKKA, translated from the exons ATGGCGGCCGAGGCCAATAATGTCACAAAACCTACTACTACTTTTACTTCCCATGTTTTGAAGATTGGCATTGTGGGATTTGGGAAATTTGGGCAATTTCTTGCCAAGACAATGAACAAACAGGGTCATTCGCTTATTGCTACTTCACGCTCGGACTACTCTGATGTTTGCCAGGCTCTGGGAGTCACATTCTTCAG GGATCCCCGAGAGTTCTGCAAAGAGCGTCCGGATGTGATATTGGTGTGCACAACCATTCTGGCCATGGAATCCACTCTGCGTTCTTTTCCATTGGAGGAGCTCAACATAATTAACACTCTCTTTGTAGATGTGCTCTCTGTCAAAGAGTTtccaagaaatctatttttggag gttTTGCCTGAGGAATGTGAAATTCTGTGCACTCATCCAATGTTCGGACCAGAGAGTGGCAAAACCAGTTGGGCAGGTCTTCCCTTGGTCTATGATAAAGTCCGCATTAGCGAAGTGGGCAGCCGTGCACAGAAATGCAATGATTTCCTCTCAATATTTGAATCTGAG GGGTGTAAGATGGTAGAGATGACATGTGCAGAACATGACCTTTATGCTGCAGAAACTCAGTTTTTGACTCATACAGTGGGGAG GATATTGTCACATATGAACCTGAAATCCACACCTATTGACACAAAAAGTTATGAGACACTCAGACATTTG ACAGAGACTATATCTGGGGACAGCATGGATCTGTATAATGGATTGTTCCTGTGCAATGCTAATACCATGGAGCAATTAGAGAAACTCGAGCGAGCCTTTGACACTGTGAAAAATGATTTATTTGGAAGATTGCACAGTATGATTGGCAAACAGCTTGTACACCGAGTCCCTGATCCTTCTGCCTCTTCTACCATGGATGATGCCAATCCCCTGAAAAAAGCTTGA
- the LOC131073860 gene encoding arogenate dehydrogenase 2, chloroplastic isoform X2 → MAAEANNVTKPTTTFTSHVLKIGIVGFGKFGQFLAKTMNKQGHSLIATSRSDYSDVCQALGVTFFRDPREFCKERPDVILVCTTILAMESTLRSFPLEELNIINTLFVDVLSVKEFPRNLFLEVLPEECEILCTHPMFGPESGKTSWAGLPLVYDKVRISEVGSRAQKCNDFLSIFESEGCKMVEMTCAEHDLYAAETQFLTHTVGRILSHMNLKSTPIDTKSYETLRHLRLYLGTAWICIMDCSCAMLIPWSN, encoded by the exons ATGGCGGCCGAGGCCAATAATGTCACAAAACCTACTACTACTTTTACTTCCCATGTTTTGAAGATTGGCATTGTGGGATTTGGGAAATTTGGGCAATTTCTTGCCAAGACAATGAACAAACAGGGTCATTCGCTTATTGCTACTTCACGCTCGGACTACTCTGATGTTTGCCAGGCTCTGGGAGTCACATTCTTCAG GGATCCCCGAGAGTTCTGCAAAGAGCGTCCGGATGTGATATTGGTGTGCACAACCATTCTGGCCATGGAATCCACTCTGCGTTCTTTTCCATTGGAGGAGCTCAACATAATTAACACTCTCTTTGTAGATGTGCTCTCTGTCAAAGAGTTtccaagaaatctatttttggag gttTTGCCTGAGGAATGTGAAATTCTGTGCACTCATCCAATGTTCGGACCAGAGAGTGGCAAAACCAGTTGGGCAGGTCTTCCCTTGGTCTATGATAAAGTCCGCATTAGCGAAGTGGGCAGCCGTGCACAGAAATGCAATGATTTCCTCTCAATATTTGAATCTGAG GGGTGTAAGATGGTAGAGATGACATGTGCAGAACATGACCTTTATGCTGCAGAAACTCAGTTTTTGACTCATACAGTGGGGAG GATATTGTCACATATGAACCTGAAATCCACACCTATTGACACAAAAAGTTATGAGACACTCAGACATTTG AGACTATATCTGGGGACAGCATGGATCTGTATAATGGATTGTTCCTGTGCAATGCTAATACCATGGAGCAATTAG